In one window of Cytophagaceae bacterium ABcell3 DNA:
- the yiaA gene encoding inner membrane protein YiaA has product MQKPSNAFIATSWIALGAGMIGYLIGLYNAEMPLNEKGYYFTVLMYGLFAVVSVQKTVRDRLEGIPVTDIYYGISWFSTILAILLLTVGLWKAELLPSEKGFYAFSFLLALFGAIAVQKNTRDSQQLSKRDRGDFKSPHKPEIIDSDVK; this is encoded by the coding sequence ATGCAAAAACCATCTAATGCTTTTATTGCCACCTCTTGGATAGCGCTTGGAGCTGGTATGATTGGTTACTTAATCGGTCTTTACAATGCAGAAATGCCCCTTAATGAGAAAGGCTATTATTTTACTGTACTTATGTACGGTTTGTTTGCTGTGGTGTCTGTACAAAAAACTGTTAGGGACAGGCTGGAGGGAATCCCTGTGACTGACATTTACTATGGTATTAGCTGGTTCTCTACCATTTTGGCCATCTTGCTGCTTACAGTCGGTTTATGGAAAGCCGAATTGCTCCCTAGCGAAAAAGGGTTCTATGCATTCTCTTTTTTGCTGGCATTGTTTGGAGCCATTGCGGTACAAAAAAATACCCGGGACAGTCAACAGCTATCTAAGAGAGATCGGGGTGATTTTAAGTCGCCTCATAAACCGGAAATTATAGATTCTGATGTCAAGTAA